From one Anopheles cruzii chromosome 3, idAnoCruzAS_RS32_06, whole genome shotgun sequence genomic stretch:
- the LOC128269853 gene encoding uncharacterized protein LOC128269853 gives MAHKELRLEVAKLRALVKTARTNIVRKLLRDRKFWSNKLTTSSDNSRAAKKAEASEAISQHIRSVRTYQLVKDVIRFEVRKNDPSTKVSTDIADRTLLRFHADTKLSSAVKSLVDRFELRRNDPLIDKVVQESRVKTSESTDDTARKKKKKPKPNTAKAKKVQSKVDKPKSQKQSKAAEKTKSIAKNETDEDEDDQSDHSIATEESDTADERPIEKSKDKSKPELPAKQSKKKRNKKGTPANLKPPEEDDEDEDGSTMVQDSFFVTESGGNYVAVAPVLKKGEQESSDEVEEAEQSWKLSFKRKKYHESGPPNASNGSQTGQRGKGKGNKPMFATADDARPAKRNRNDQGKIEAEPDLHPSWLAKQKQKGIQPFAGKKVVFDEDTSSKGKFNEDLHPSWAAKQAQKGIKPFAGRKTVFDDESAKPKGAPVGDLHPSWAAKQAQKGIKPFAGKKINFDEDSSAAPIVKSANDLHPSWAAKQAQKGIKPFAGKKIIFGDQGANGGRPQAASKEVETNLHPSWVAKQAQKGLKPFAGKKTTFDDDETTSTERRKTARTKDSPTNGEMRSAKLQSVTNDLHPSWAAKQAQKGIKQFEGKKISFGD, from the exons ATGGCCCACAAAGAATTACGTTTGGAG GTTGCCAAACTACGGGCACTGGTAAAAACCGCCCGCACGAACATCGTCCGCAAGCTGTTGCGCGATCGAAAGTTTTGGTCCAACAAATTGACTACCTCGAGTGATAACAGCCGTGCGGCAAAGAAAGCTGAAGCTTCCGAGGCCATCTCGCAGCACATACGATCAGTCCGCACGTACCAACTAGTGAAGGATGTTATACGCTTCGAGGTGCGGAAAAATGATCCATCAACGAAAGTGTCGACCGATATCGCCGATCGGACTTTGCTACGATTTCATGCGGACACGAAGCTCAGCTCCGCTGTCAAGTCGCTCGTAGATCGGTTCGAATTGCGACGAAACGATCCACTCATAGACAAGGTGGTGCAGGAAAGTCGCGTAAAAACTAGTGAATCGACCGATGATACCGcacgaaagaagaaaaagaaacccaaaccTAACACGGCCAAAGCCAAAAAGGTCCAATCGAAGGTAGATAAACCCAAAAgccaaaaacaatcaaaagcGGCAGAAAAGACGAAATCAATCGCTAAGAACGAAACAGATGAGGATGAAGACGATCAAAGTGACCACAGTATAGCGACTGAGGAGAGTGACACTGCCGATGAACGGCCaattgaaaaatcgaaagacAAATCCAAACCAGAGCTTCCTgccaaacaaagcaaaaagaaacgcaacAAAAAGGGAACGCCCGCGAACCTGAAACCCCCGGAAGAAgatgacgaggacgaggatggCTCCACGATGGTTCAGGACAGCTTTTTTGTTACGGAATCGGGGGGCAATTATGTTGCCGTGGCGCCCGTGCTGAAGAAAGGAGAACAAGAGTCTAGCGACGAAGTCGAAGAAGCAGAGCAAAGTTGGAAATTGTCGTTCAAGCGGAAAAAGTACCATGAAAGCGGCCCTCCAAACGCTTCGAATGGAAGTCAGACTGGCCAGCGTGGTAAGGGAAAAG GCAATAAACCAATGTTTGCTACGGCGGATGATGCTCGCCCTGCGAAACGTAACAGAAATGACCAAGGAAAGATTGAAGCGGAACCGGATCTACATCCGTCTTGGTTGGCGAAGCAGAAACAGAAAGGAATACAGCCTTTTGCGGGAAAGAAGGTTGTGTTTGATGAAGACACCTCTTCGAAGGGAAAGTTCAACGAGGATCTGCACCCATCGTGGGCTGCAAAGCAGGCCCAAAAGGGTATTAAACCGTTTGCCGGCCGGAAGACGGTGTTTGATGACGAAAGCGCCAAACCGAAAGGGGCGCCAGTGGGTGACCTTCATCCTTCGTGGGCTGCAAAACAGGCCCAGAAGGGCATCAAACCGTTTGCtgggaaaaaaataaacttcgATGAAGATAGTAGCGCAGCACCGATCGTGAAGTCCGCCAACGATCTCCACCCTTCGTGGGCTGCAAAACAGGCCCAGAAAGGCATCAAACCGTTTGCCGGGAAAAAGATCATCTTTGGCGATCAAGGagcaaacggtggccgaccgCAAGCTGCCTCGAAGGAAGTAGAAACCAACCTTCATCCCTCGTGGGTCGCAAAACAGGCCCAGAAAGGTCTGAAACCGTTCGCCGGTAAAAAGACTACCTTCGATGACGACGAAACAACTTCAACCGAACGCCGAAAAACCGCCCGAACCAAGGATTCGCCAACGAACGGTGAAATGCGTTCCGCCAAGCTTCAATCGGTTACCAACGATCTGCATCCATCGTGGGCAGCGAAACAAGCCCAGAAGGGTATTAAACAGTTTGAGGGAAAAAAAATTAGCTTCGGCGATTAA
- the LOC128274575 gene encoding ras-related protein Rab-4B, with protein MSESYDYLFKFLIIGRAGSGKSCLLHHFIENKFKEDSSHTIGVEFGSRIVNVGGKSIKLQIWDTAGQERFRSVTRSYYRGAAGALLVYDTTSRDSFNVLWNWLNDARTLASQNICILLVGNKKDLEEEREVTFLEASNFAQENELIFLETSAKTGENVEEAFLKCSKTILAKIETGELDPERIGSGIQYGDASTRNATGGALASGQTSPRSRLRPDCAGGGGCRS; from the exons ATGTCGGAATCATACG ATTATCTGTTCAAGTTTCTCATCATCGGTCGTGCTGGCAGCGGAAAGTCCTGTCTGCTGCATCACTTTATCGAAAACAAAT TCAAAGAGGACAGCTCGCACACAATCGGCGTGGAGTTCGGTTCGCGAATCGTGAATGTGGGCGGTAAGTCGATCAAGCTGCAGATCTGGGATACGGCTGGGCAGGagcggttccgttccgtgaccCGTTCGTACTACCGCGGGGCTGCCGGCGCGCTGCTCGTTTACGACACCACCTCGCGGGACAGCTTCAACGTGCTGTGGAACTGGTTGAACGATGCGCGGACGCTGGCCAGCCAGAACATCTGCATCCTGCTCGTCGGCAACAAGAAGGACCTGGAGGAGGAACGCGAGGTCACGTTCCTGGAGGCGAGCAACTTTGCGCAGGAGAACGAGCTTATATTTCTGGAGACGAGCGCCAAGACGGGCGAAAACGTTGAGGAAGCCTTTTtgaagtgctccaaaacgATCCTGGCTAAGATCGAGACCGGAGAGCTCGATCCAGAGCGGATCGGCAGCGGCATTCAGTATGGCGATGCGTCGACCCGGAATGCTACCGGCGGAGCGCTCGCCAGTGGACAAACCTCCCCGAGGAGCCGCCTACGACCAGActgcgccggtggtggtggctgtcGTTCGTAG
- the LOC128269854 gene encoding N-sulphoglucosamine sulphohydrolase, which yields MSFLAFLFFGLSLFAVSLEAKNVLLLLADDGGFEMGSYRNRIVQTPYLDALAKESLIFNNAYASVSSCSPSRASILTGMPEHQNGQYGLHNGVHNFNSLPKVNSISSILTRHGIRTGLIGKKHIGPDDTYRFDYERTEEQYPINQVGRNITQIKLFVREFLQQSKASGNDSFFLMVSFHDPHRCGHITPQYGSFCERWGSGEEGMGLIPDWHPIYYVWDQIDLPYYVPDTKPARYDVAAQYTTISRLDQGVGLVLKELRDAGLEEDTLVVYTSDNGPPLPAARTNLYDPGMAEPMFMRSPEKGSRRNEVTYSMTSHLDLVPTFLEWYNISHPKPATLTGRSLLPLLFHEPTQGPSNQDDAVFASQSFHEITMTYPMRAIRTKRYKLIHNINYQLPFPIDQDFYVSPTFQDILNRTLAKQPVPWYKTLRSYYQRPEWELYDLKMDPTESRNLFGKSSMKDTFQQLHDRLQKWLETTNDPFRCAPDGVLQNTGEYEDNPTCLTLAH from the exons ATGTCGTTTCTAGCGTTTTTATTCTTCGGCCTGAGTTTATTTGCCGTTTCTTTGGAGGCCAAAAATGTGTTGTTACTTTTGG CTGACGATGGGGGCTTTGAGATGGGCAGCTACCGAAACCGGATCGTGCAGACGCCGTACCTTGATGCGCTGGCAAAAGAAAGTTTGATCTTCAACAATGCGTACGCCTCGGTTAGCAGCTGTTCACCGTCCCGTGCATCAATACTGACCGGCATGCCGGAGCATCAGAACGGCCAGTACGGGCTGCACAATGGGGTGCATAATTTCAACTCCCTCCCGAAAGTTAACAGCATCTCCTCGATTCTCACGCGTCATGGCATTAGGACGGGTTTGATCGGCAAGAAGCACATCGGTCCGGATGATACGTATCGCTTCGATTACGAGCGTACCGAGGAACAGTATCCGATCAATCAGGTCGGACGCAACATTACCCAGATTAAGCTGTTTGTGAGGGAATTTCTGCAGCAAAGCAAAGCCTCGGGCAACGATTCATTCTTTTTGATGGTATCCTTCCACGATCCCCATCGGTGCGGACACATAACCCCCCAGTACGGAAGCTTCTGTGAGCGGTGGGGTTCGGGTGAGGAAGGTATGGGCCTGATTCCGGACTGGCATCCGATCTACTACGTGTGGGACCAGATCGATCTGCCGTACTACGTACCGGACACCAAACCAGCACGCTACGATGTGGCCGCCCAATACACGACCATTTCGCGTCTCGATCAAGGCGTTGGGCTCGTGCTGAAGGAACTGCGCGATGCCGGGCTGGAGGAAGACACACTGGTTGTGTATACGTCCGACAATGGGCCACCGTTGCCCGCTGCCCGCACGAATCTGTACGATCCGGGTATGGCCGAACCCATGTTTATGCGATCACCCGAAAAAGGTTCTCGGCGGAACGAAGTAACGTACTCAATGACCAGCCATCTCGATCTGGTGCCAACGTTTCTCGAGTGGTACAACATCTCGCATCCCAAACCGGCCACACTAACAGGACGCAGTTTGTTGCCGCTGCTCTTCCACGAACCGACGCAAGGACCGTCCAATCAGGACGATGCCGTGTTCGCCAGCCAGAGCTTCCACGAAATCACCATGACGTACCCGATGCGTGCGATTCGTACCAAGCGCTACAAACTGATCCACAACATCAACTACCAGCTGCCGTTCCCGATCGATCAGGATTTCTACGTTTCGCCCACGTTTCAGGACATTCTAAACCGGACGCTCGCCAAGCAGCCCGTGCCGTGGTACAAAACTCTTCGTTCGTATTACCAGCGCCCAGAATGGGAGTTGTACGATCTGAAGATGGATCCAACGGAATCAAGGAATTTGTTTGGCAAGAGCAGCATGAAAGACACGTTCCAGCAGCTTCATGATCGACTGCAAAAGTGGCTCGAAACAACGAACGATCCGTTCCGCTGTGCCCCGGATGGAGTGCTGCAAAATACGGGCGAATATGAAGACAATCCGACGTGCCTTACTCTAGCTCATTAG